In Anoplopoma fimbria isolate UVic2021 breed Golden Eagle Sablefish chromosome 15, Afim_UVic_2022, whole genome shotgun sequence, the genomic window attatagtatgtggaaaagtcatcgtattgtgtgtaatgaaaagtgatagtatagtatgtcgtaaaaagtcataaaaaaagtcatagtatagtatgtcgtaaaaagtcataaaaaagtcatcgtatagtatggcgtaaaaagtcatataaaaagtgatagtatagtatgtcgaaaaaagtcataaaaaagtcatagtatagcatgtcgaaaaaagtcaaaaatgttctttaatggTGAAAATTACGAGAGAGTGCTTTTTCAATATAGTCATTTTTACTTCAAATCTTGAAACAGAAAAACTTGATTGCACACAGTCCACAATACACATTTAGCCCAGACTTTCCCAGATTCCACATATGAGCAAGTTTGGTTTTACAGTGCCAAGAATACCAATAACACacctaaatgacaaaataagacagacaggcaggcaacAACAAGTAAGAACCTTCTGCACTTTTGGGACAGAAATACAAATTGCACATGATGCATGTcataaaatgctgaaaatgttaaaacaatattGTCTTGAACCAGAAGAAACAATTAAAAGGAAGTAAAGTCTTCAAATTTTACCAAGTTGTAAtcttaaaatgcattcattcaaacaaacaaacacatgtacaaCATACATCTACCAACAACATGCAAGATTGATGAAAACATCCAGGAACAGTGAAGAAAAAGGCACCGGTTTTAAAAActcttaaacacacagacaagcagTAAATTGATACAATTATAAAGCATCCTGCATAAAATGACTGATTGCATATCTTCAGTCTAATCAATTTGGTACATTAAGGATGTAATCATGCTATATCAAAAATAGCCTTAAGTCACTTGATGTTTCCTCAGCTACCTGGCATCTAAATAAATAGTGTTAGGAATTTGGAGATGTTTTATATGACTATTATTTCGTTCTGCTTGACTTTAAATATGCTTTATATtgattgccttttttttttcttctttctaaaGGCTAAGATGTTTAAAGAGATGGGAAGGAATatagaaatacagaaaacaatacAGGAGGTTGCTGGTATGTAAGGTAAAGTTTCTAGTACTGATAACAATTTTTTGGAACACAAACAGCTTTCAGTGCTCCTAATTCTAATAAGGTGATCTTCATAAAGGTTTGTAAGTTTTAACTAATGGCTTTTTAATggttaaataattatttaggAATTCTTTATAGAACAGTTACAGGCTAAGCTAAGAACAAATGTAGGTTTGACTGGTGTTTATACTCTCCATTTAGTGAAAATGCAATAATTATTGTTAGTAAATCGGTTCATAAAGTGGTTCATTTTGGTATAGATCCTCTGCTGCCTTTTTTCTACAAGGTACAGGATCACATGGCCCAGgcagtaaaatacaaatacaagcTGGCAACCCAAACATTGTTCTTATTAAGCCATTAGTTCCAACTTATAGACAGTTCATAAAGGGTTTATTAGAACACTAGAAAGTTGTAACGCTTTATTAACTGGTAAACCAATGGATAAAAACAACCCCCAGAAATGCCattaactgataatgaaaaaacataTGTATGTTGCCATGACACAACCCCATGACATCCCATTGCTTAGTAACATGATTACAGAATTTACAGGTCATATTGCATCAGCTGGGTTTTATTACATTCCCTATCCATTTCCAGGACCCGTTTTCATGGTTTTAAATACAGTTATAACATCCTCAGTGGCTGAGGGCCCAAATTAAATGTTCCTTTAGTCTCCTGGGCCTTTGCACAGTGATGTTCAGGCTACTTGGGTGCTGAAGAAGTCTCTTTGTCATTAATTTCTCTCTTGGTAACTCTCTGAGCTATCCCATAGGGCACGTGGCACGCTACTGTCCCCATTACTGCTGCCCCCTCAACATGAAACATCTGGTCATCAAAGAAAATGTGCGGCCTGATCTTCTCAAGCATGGGGCCCTTTGGTGCCCCTGCCAGAAAGAGAGCCTCATCGATCTCCAGCCCCCAGGACCGCAGAGTTTTAAGGGCTCTGGTACCAGAGCTGGCTGCGCTGCGAGCTGTCACCAAGTAGGTCCGAATAGGGCAATCCATGCGCTGGCCTTTGGCATAAAATTTCTTCTGTAGCTTTCCTAAAGCCTCCAGTAAACCTTTCAACGGTCCCTGCAGAAAGAAGAAGGTATAAAGTAAGCTTACAGACTCCATTTGGTAGTTTCTACATTTATATGTGGCTCACTACGCAGTCAAATCTACGCAATTGATAGATTCTTGGCCAAAAGGCAACGTTTATAAAACACTGTGTTCTGTATGCAGAGTTTGCCAGCTGCTTTATAATAACTTGGGACTTACTTTCATTGCATTGGCTTGTCATTCTTATTGGTATAATAACATTGTTAATACCAAGTTAGTTCCTGAGATCATTAACAGAAGTCAGACGGGCCAAGAAACAAGCTGTCAGGCCTATTTAAGACAGAATTTGTTTGAATAAGAGAAAGCAAACGATAAAATTAGGATCCAAGTTTAAAGACCAAATGCCGTGGTCTTTGACCTACTGTACTTACACATGCACATTGTTTTCCTGAGGAATTAGGGTTTGTTGTCGACTTTTCAGGTGCGCTTACTTTTAGTTTACCTCTAGTTAAGGTTCTTTTGATAATCTGATTATCTGACTGCTTTTTGGCTGCAATGCTGCTCTTCAAGCATTGTCTTCTTTGTCCTGTTTGTCTTGACCTGTCTGTCCAAGGGTAAATATATTACATGCACTACATTTTCAATAGTGTGATGCTGATATTTAAATTGTCTCTATGTGTATACTGTACATGGTCCAGTAGCTTGTTCTCGTGCGCCTTCTCATGCTCAAAGAACTTGTCCAGTCCATGGGCCTTGTAAATGCGCTCGGACTCATCAGAAAAGAGGACGGCGTCACCATCAAACGCGACACGCAGCTGAGTCTCCGACACTTCCGCCATCTTCTCTGGGGTGAACATGGTGGCTGCCGCTATTCCTAAATACACGTGTGTATAAATTCATCATAGCATGTAGCAGAGACACTAACTTTTGCTTCTTTAGTGTAGTATTTCAGCTTCTAAGTAATATACCTTCTTCCAGAGCTTCCCGAACCTTGACTGGATCAGCTGACAGGTAAAGGTTAGTGTGGTAGGCCTTCAAGTAGCCTATGGGGCTGTTCCCCCCCGTCATACAGAAGCGCTCAATGAACAACTCTGCAAAGAGGAGGAATTAAAAGATCAGTGAACAGCTGATGGGAATAAAATTAAAGATATGCAAGAGTTGACCGATCACAATGGTGCGAAAGAATCAGGGATATAACtatctatttttacatttatagcTGATTACTGTCGACAGCAAATACTGATTGCTGTTGGTGTGAGGCTTTAGgaggcagagcagaggagaggaagagcaaaCCCGGAGTGACATGAAAGGGAAGCGCTTGTGATTTTCCTGCCAAGCGACCCCTTAAACTGAGAGGGAGTCTGTCAACACTCAAAAGGACATTGTTGCCCACTCACTCAATTCCcattttgttaatttgtgaaATGAATTAAGTTAATCTATTATTTTTGTGCATCTTGGCGTGACCctttaatgttacatttgatAGTCCCTTTGCACGGCAAGTGAACTGGTGAGggttactaaaatataaaattaggATGAGtctacaataaatgtcactttGGGCATATTATTGACTAGGGGGCAGAAAGGCCAAGTTAGCTGAGTGTATAGCTATGATGTTATTGTAACCTTTAAAGTCCAAAGCAATCATACTTAGCCACTATAAGCCATATCTAATGAAATGAATCATGTCATGAATCACATAACAATTAAACATGCAATAAATATCAAACCACAATGACTGAAAgcaattacaaaaaatataatataaatataaaaccatTGTCTGTAGTCAATGTTCCTTGGAACTCAGTTGATTGTAAGTAACGGTCGATTCAAACCCTCTGTCTTGCGGTGAGCTGTGCGATAAAGGAACCCATCCTCAGACTCTGTCCAAGATCAAAACACAGGTTCCTCTAACATGCAGCTGCGAGTCCTGAGCTTATCTACTGAAGCAGAAAGTGTGGCAGCATCCCACGCACATTCCCCACCAAGTGAACAACCACCAATGGACTTCTATCTCTTAACATTAAATGTCCAGATCATACATTCCTCAATGTCTATGCTCACTCAGAAACTCTGTGGCAAAATGGTTTCCCAAACTCACTCAGTCCCGCAAAAAGTCTCACATATTGGCAGGGTACTACACTTTCCCCCTAACAAAAATGGTCTTGCCCTACTGACTGCATTGAACAAGTTTTAGAATAGGTCACAACATTCCCTCTAACCAGCAGTGTAACATAATGGTGATTGGCCCTTATGTAATTTTGTttcttgtgcacacacacacatggagacatACAACCACTCAAAGCAGAAAATTACTGTCACCATGGAGAGGCTCACCATGCAAATCCCATACTGCAAACTAACCTTTGATCAGACCTATGGATAGCAGCTTTGGCACTGCTTGTGCCCACACACGCACGGACACGTCAGCCTTTGGTCAGCACAATGGACAGCAGCCGGGGCGTCAAATTTATCAACGCTAATTTAGAAAGCTTGTGCCGGACTAAGCGCATTTATCAACAAATTAATGGTAACAATTACATTGCTATAGATTTAAACCCATCATCCCACTCCAAAAAACAATACGAAATCTGTATCATCTATTAGAAGTTTATTCTACAGGCCCTGGGCTCAGCAAAGTCATTAACAACATTGCTCATGAAGACTGCGTAGACAGTGAATGGGTGAGAGGGCCCACCTACTATAGTGAAGCGGCAAATAAATTGCCTTCCTACATGGCCCCTGACAGCTTTTGGCCCCCTGTGCAGCTGCACCGGTTGCACTGTTGATAAGTAGTTTAACCTATCAAGTACTAAAAGTGCTTTTGTATCTCATAAAAGGAGATGggtataaacacattttaatgtcatCTTCCTTAACTAAAAGGTAGCACAATGTGTACTAACTGCTACAGATGTCGAGCTCCATAGCAAGTCTGAGGTTAGTCTGGTTAGGACCATTTTAGGTAGTGTTGTCTTTGGATGAAactgactacgtttacatgcaccaaatattcatgtttttgccCTTATTCCGAAAAAGGCAATAGTCCTATTTATGTTTTCAGATTGGCTTAAATGTATATTCCATGAAAACAGCTCAAACACACGGCTCACTCTCCCACTTTAAAGTGTACACACTGATATAAAACTCCAGGCTCTTAACTTTGATGACCAATAACCAACATTTTCCTATTTTcaccctcttctcctctctcgtCTTTTTCTCGATTATTTTAGTCCGACCCCTCTCAGTAACCGGTAGTCACAATAATCATCTCTGATTGGTTCTGCTTAGCTATTGACCAATTGACACCTGACCACCCAACGCACACCTAAGGAAAACAACCTGATAGGTTCACGTGCTACTCAAAAACGGAGGGCAGCTTCTCAAACTACACATTTCACCATAGTAATGCAACTGGCACAACATAGCATAGTATTAACTAGCCCATATATCGAGATAAACTCTGATAAAGAAACAATACGTTAACAAAATGAACAGggttaaacataaacaaaatgataatatCAAGCCGAGTGCCCTGCACGTCGTCCTTATTGCTATTTGAAGATACATCATGTAAAACCTTATTGCTATTTGAAGATACATCATGTAAAACCTGATATAAAAACAACCTTATTGTCTCTCACAAGTCACTTCACCATGAAATATGATAATAAGAATCCTTcagaaatcttgttttttttgtattatttggggattttttcaATTTAGACTTAGCCGGCAATACATTTTCTCATCGGAAATGAATGTATCAGTTCTGTCCCCAGGTTCTCACTCAGCCTTGATACCATGACGATTCCCTCCCTCTAAATAATTTGAGACTTTATACAAGTCACAGATCAAAATACACGCCTATTCAACATCGCGTGGACTCGGGTGTGCCAAGTGGCaaaccggggtggtggttcccctgttcaaaaagggggaccagagagtgtgtgCCAATTACCGGGTATCACACTTCTCAGCCTCCTGGTAAAGTCTACTCCAAGGTGCTGGAAGGGCTCGCCGACGGATTGAAGAGGAACAATGCGGTTTTCGCCCCGGAGCTATAAAACAAcctaaaacactgaaaaagagGAAGTTGTCTCTCGTGAACACACTTCACCATGAAATATGATAATAAGAATCCTTcagaaatcttatttttttgtattatttggggattttttcaATTTAGACTTAGCCGGCAATACATTTTCTCATCGGAAATGAATGTATCAGTTCTGTCCCCAGGTTCTCACTCAGCCTTGATACCATGACGATTCCCTCCCTCTAAATAATTTGAGACTTTATACAAGTCACATGATCAAAATAAAGTAGCACCATTTAAGTCGCCTGAAGGCCATAGGAAGACAAAAAGTAATCATTGCACTCTAAACATACAGTCCTGTCAccttgtatttatttcttagatgtttatttgtttatttatttaaagacagattagggaaacaaattaaatttcaTGTGAATTGTCTCATTTCTCTACAAGCACAACATCATTACACTAACTAGTTTACATTAATTGTACACATTGTGGGTCTACTGAACAAGCTAAAAGGATAAAGCCAATAATGATGGATGAGGATTTATGGACAAAGTCTGTTTCACAAGTAAGTTTTTGTCGTTCATGTGTTTTAGTAACTCACGGTGATGATTGATGGTATTGATGAGTCTTAGGCCGACGTATGCGTGGTTGTTGGTCATGAGCACAACATCAAAGAGCTCCTCACTCTCGGGGTAAAGCTCCCTCAGTCGCATGTTCACAGCCTCCAGAGCCTGGCAACACAACCAAACACAGATACGAGTTATAAAGGAAAAAGATCAAGCTATATCACTGCAGCGGGGATGGATATGTGTGTGAGGATGAGTGGGTTGGGTTTTTATGCTTATTACTCATTCACCACCTCCAGAGACACGACCTAACACATAACAGTGACACCAACACATCACTCTGCATTGGATTCGATATAGAGTGTATTGGTTTGTTTCTCTGACCTTGACAAAGGAGAAGGCAGGTCCAGGGCTAAAGGGCTGCGTTTCATGCTCCACCTGATACTTGATGTACTCCTCCATGCCTTGCTGCTCGTAGATGTGCTGCTCCTTCTCCATGTTGAAGAGGACTCGTGCAGACACACCGATCGTGATGGCATTCTCTGGCTTGGGCTGGAGGATAAGagttaaagaacatttaatttaaatccaGATTTGACTTGTTCTTCACAAACACAGTTGATTTATGTGAATAAGAGTGTTTGCTATCCAATCAGGTTCAGAGTTGTAACTTTTCTACCTGTTACTTCCTCTGCCTGCTCATGGTCTGAGCACTAGCATAAGAATATTGGAAACAGTTCTCGtcaataatgaataatttaataaaGGCTTTATTTCCAACAGTGGGTAAACTGAGTGAGCTGATGTGACAGAACAGAGGCGACAGTGTGATATGAAATACTTTCCTCTGGAAGACTCTGATAGTGCAGGCCCACATACCAGGCTGGTTGACACATGTTAACTCTACACAAATTGAGTTGTCACACTGTGTATATAATAATGCTTGAACTGTTTGGTCATGTTTTGAATGATAACcacaacaatttttttaatttttcttgttttgtaatACATTCTCATTGGTTATAAGTGGGCTGAACTGGAgatatatataactataattgcagtTACTGATTTAAAGACAAGACAAATCTGCAAATAATAAAATCGGCCTGAAACCTCGGGAGAAAATACGTATGGGATaaaaactttttacttttactgacCAAGACCAAAACCAAGAGTTAATGTCACATTTTGCCCAAACTAACAACCAAGACAACTCCAGGCATCCTGCAACTCCCTGATATTTGCAGTcgttgtttctgtttctgtattttggTTCGTTTTCCCTTTGGAAGAAAATCCAAACAGTCGATAGCCTTCATGGAGAACCGTTCACCTGCTTTGAAACAAGAGCCCTGTGTGCTTTGCTCAGTTTCCAGCAGACACAATAAAACTGATCCACCGTATCCTGTTTCACCAGACTACATCTCCACCTAACTTTCTTTCACTACAGCTTTAAATTAAGCACTTGCTAGTAAACCTGGTATTAACCCTCCTGCTGTTTCTAAGGCTAGACTTTGATAAAGTCATGGCCACCTATAAATAAGCAGCCTCGAAGTAGGGAACATAACTGTGTCTTGGCAGGCTTTAAATAGaagtaaaacaacataattaagCTCCAAAGGTGATGACGATAACAAGGTAAAATTTGACTTCACTGTTCGCATCTGATATGTGCAAACAGGCTCCTCTTTTCTGTCAACAACTCTGATATTTCACATAGGAATGGAAACTCATAGAAACTGCTCCTGTAAGTGGATGCTGCATTAGGAAGGCTGTACTCACTGGTTTAGGTTTTCTGGTGGGGGTGGAGGGCTTCAACACCGTCCTAGCATCTTCCAAGGGAGCTCGATTGTCTTTGCTGGTCAAGTCCTGTCCACTGGCGGTCAGAGTGTGACCGCTGTTAAGACTCATCTTACCTTTTGGCTCACCACTCTTCTGTCTTCCTCAGATCCACACTGAGTAGCAGTGTTTACCCTGATAGCTCCCTTatctagtctctctctctctctctctctctctctctctcttcagcagGGGTTCCCACCAAAGACCTTACTCACTCTTGTATATTTACAATTTGAATTCAGCCCTGGTGCACTCAGGAGATGAGGTCACTCTGACTGCAGCTGCAGAGGCTCAGCCAGGCACTCtcaaagaaggaaggaagataAAGAGTGAGGTGTCGCAGAATaaaagagagatggacagagattTTAGAAAAAAGCTGTTAATATTTCCTCTTATCGCTAGCATCATGCGCATTGTATTTCTTCTTCAGCCCTTCTGTGCttggctttttttgtgttctcctggtactcacacacactgatgactcTGCCATATTGCATCCTCCCcctttttaaccctttcagtgTCAAATCtactggagcagcagcagagcatgTGATTTAATGTATGTGACAACTGGTTGAGGCACCCTATTGGACAAATCAGGCCAGCAGGCCAGATTTGCCCCTGTGTCATGATGCTTGTGATGCATTCATGCTTCAGTTCTCCAAGGAGAGAGTTGGAGTTGGGTATCCTAGAATATAAAGGACAACTGTTTTATAATACAATGCATCAATAAATCTTTTAAAGTGAAGGtggttgttattatttttattatgttgcaTTGTATCCCATGTGCTCTAAATTCCCAATAGTACACTATTCTTTCATAATCCTGCTCAGCAGTGTGGGAAATGGAGTCCCTCCTGGGTCATTTGCTTCCCCCTGTGCATCAAATGATAATTTCTTCTTGCCCCTTCCCATATAAACCCCTGCAGGATCTTTTCATTGATTGAATGACGGAGCAGCAGTCCCAGTTGCCAGGCAACGGCTAGGGAGTCAGACTGGCTGGGAGGTCCATATCTtggatctgattggctgtggGGACACCCGACTGTATATATAGCCCTCCAAATATGGCATGATCAGAAACAGACCGGGGATGCAGGGAACAAAGATGAAAGGTTTCTCTTTGAAGAGCATACACGtagaataaattatatttgattatatgaGAACAAACCGGCAATTTAGCAACTACAGATGTTCGTTGGCTAAAAGATACTGAACAGATATTCATGCAGGGACTCGAggaacaaaaatgaataaagacacAACCTGATGGGCATATACAGCCATCATCTCTCTATACGTGTCAGCATTACAGAGTTAGCAAAAgctatgtaaaaaaataaataaagctgcttTGCTGACACTGTTCGTGACCAAcagtaatttttttaaagtgttcaGTTTCTTCCACTACTTTTTAGGCTAGATTTATAGCATTGCTTTCTACACTTTCCAACTATTGAAATCAAGATGGAATCAAATTACAAACCCACCCGGGTCCATTATACTTATCTGTCCAATACTTCTGGGCAGCATGCATGAAACAGTGCAAAGTTCCATTTGCTGTTGTGCCCGTGGTACCATCAGGATAATGTGTCTGGCTGGGACCACACACTCTCCTCCAGGCTCTCAAGAGACCAGACTCATATAGCTTTTATCGATTGACAGAGGACAGCAGAGGGATTGTGTGTCTTTTATTGTGTGGAACCTGATGATCTGTAGATACAATCTATTAGCTCTCTTAAGTATTTGTATTATAATCATACATGTAAGACGTAATTAGTAATTAATAATGCACACTCATTAGTGTTTTCAACACTTATATGTGTAAAAATAAGCACAGAACAACCCTAAGATCTATACATCgaacaatatatttaattttatccTGATTAAAAAATCCCAGTTGACTCTAAGTAGTGCGGTGGTACAGCAGTCATTTCTTGCATTACATGATCACAGCCACTAGAGCGTGGTAGAGGATAAACCTCTCAGTCCTGCAGTGTGGTCATGAACACTTCCCTGCTTCATTCATTGCACTGGGCGTTGCAGACAAAGAGGACATGAAAGAGATACTCTGTGAGTGCGAGAGAGGAAGTTGATCTGAAACAGGAGTTTTGTGTCTTGTAACACTTTAAATTTGGGATAGTAGCCGCTATCATCCTCtctagtgtgtgtatgtgattattcatattcatttttataggCTAAAAGTTATTGTATAACTAGAATAAACCTTATATTTTCAAAGAAAGTTTAACATTCTGTTTTATTAAGGAGAGGTTGGTAAACTGTGACAATATAAAGCTTCACATAATGTAGAAATACCACATTTCATGTCTACA contains:
- the LOC129103017 gene encoding cytosolic 5'-nucleotidase 1A-like, producing the protein MSLNSGHTLTASGQDLTSKDNRAPLEDARTVLKPSTPTRKPKPPKPENAITIGVSARVLFNMEKEQHIYEQQGMEEYIKYQVEHETQPFSPGPAFSFVKALEAVNMRLRELYPESEELFDVVLMTNNHAYVGLRLINTINHHQLFIERFCMTGGNSPIGYLKAYHTNLYLSADPVKVREALEEGIAAATMFTPEKMAEVSETQLRVAFDGDAVLFSDESERIYKAHGLDKFFEHEKAHENKLLDHGPLKGLLEALGKLQKKFYAKGQRMDCPIRTYLVTARSAASSGTRALKTLRSWGLEIDEALFLAGAPKGPMLEKIRPHIFFDDQMFHVEGAAVMGTVACHVPYGIAQRVTKREINDKETSSAPK